The sequence below is a genomic window from Physeter macrocephalus isolate SW-GA chromosome 19, ASM283717v5, whole genome shotgun sequence.
aattctatttgctTTCATATGTCtcttctccaaaatatttttctcccctttcattAATTCCTTGGTTAAGCTACAATTCAGAGGCTTTTGAACAGTGTTCCGTTACCATGGAAGGCAGGAACTATCCTGTAAtctataaattttgaaaaaagaaaatgtctaacTTCTCCCAAGATTCTCCTTCATTGATTCAAGTATGTGCCAAAATATAATGATTTGAGGGCAGTAGAAATTAGCACCTGTGTGGATACAGTTACTTGTGATAAAAGGAATGTTAAGCTTAATAAAGGACTTCACTCTTTCAGTATTCTTAGGGTCAGAAacaagtattaatattttaaaaactatttctggACTTCCCctgcggtccagtggctaagactccacgcttccactacagggggcatgggttcaatccctggtcagggaactaagatcccacatgccacacgttgtggcaaaaaaaaaaaaaaaaaaaattccacctgTATCAGCAGTGAGGAGTATGAGAAAGATCAGGGGGATTTACTCATGCAAAAGGTTTAGAGAGGCGCTCAGTACCCAGTGAAGCCCAGTATGATGCTGGCAGGAAGAATTAACATTTTGTGTTTGCCAAGAGGAAGacgaattaaaaagagaaagtcagAGCACTTTGTACTGCCAGCCCTCCCAACCTGAAAAGGCTTTTAGGGTTCTTCCTGCTCCAAGCTGGCATGGTTTTAAGAAGACACTGCAAAGTTCTAACCAAGCAAGCATCTCCTAATACCTAATTTCTATAATACTATCCTAAGAATTATTAGTAGAACCAGTAGCTCACAGGGAAAAGAAGGCACCATGGGCCCACAATACTTACTATTTAAATTCTTTGATAAGATTTTTGTGAATCTTCATGCAGAAATCCTCCACCGTGGTCCTGGAGTAAGGCAGCACCACTGGGGATGTGTAATCTGGCAACTGGCCTTTGGGTTTGGTGTAACTAGAACACAGAGGGAATAGAGGTTGCCTACTTCTTGGAATGTTTCATGTGTGAATGCAAATCAACCCTCCATCACCCCGGAGATCAGACCCAGATAACCTCTATCTTGAGGAAGAAAGTGCCCTCAATATAGCCTCGCAGATGAGAGGAAATATCTCCAAAAATAGATTATGTTAATGAGCTCCAGAGGGTATCATTTTAGGACAGTCTAGTTTAAATCCTACAGTAATATTACCCTATCCACTAAGACTTACATCCTCACTAGTTTCAGATAGTCCCAGATCTTTTCCAACAGGTCATCAAAATTCCAGCGGTGATGTGCAGAGATGGGCACACAGTGAGGCACCTTATAGATGATATCCAATTCCTCAATGGAGATCTGATCAATCTTATTTAACACATAGATACAGGGGATATAGACtctgtagaagaaaaataatacgtGAGTCTGGAGCTGTGGACAAGACTGTCAGTCTGATTATCAGCACCCTCTCACCCAGGACCCCAAATCAGAGACTCTTAAATGGGATCATAAGAAagtcagccaaaaaaaagaaaaagcttcctACCAAAATAAGGTAGAACATCCAAAAAGTGAACTATGGGTTGAGAAGTAACAAAACTCAAGCCGTAGTCCCTAGCCATGCAACTAATTACTGAGAAAGCATCCTGCAGTGGAAAGAAAACAAGCTTTGGAGTCACAAAGAATGAATTtattcccagctctgtcactttctAGACATGTGTCCCTGGGCAAGTCTCAGAGTCCAGTTCCCAGAGTTCTTTGACGAACTGtaagaatgtaaatatatttttaataatataacttttaaagaataaaaaaaaaaattttaatacaacaTCTAGCAATGTCATAATCCTAATGTTCAATCAATAGGACAGCTAAGGTTACTAATAATTAGGCAAGCCACAACTTCTCAGGCTTCCATTACCTCACTTCCAAAACACGTAACTCAAAGCActagcttttatttgttttcaaaatgccagaaatggacttccctggtggagcagtggttaagaatccgtctgccaatgcagaggacatgggttcgaaccctggtccgggaagatcccacatgccgtggagcaactaagcccatgtgccacaactactgagcctgtgctctagagcctgcaagccacagctaccaagcctgcgcgcctagagtacatgctccacaacaagagaagccactgcaatgagaagcccgcgcaccgcaacaaagagtagcccccgcttgccacaactagagaaagcccgcgtgcagcaacgaagacccaacgcagcaataaataaataaataaataatttattttaaaatgccagaaataattttaacagTAATTTCAATTATTACTTAATTTCAAATACTAGTAAGAGTAATGTCTCATGGAATAGGGTTTCAGCTCTGTTCCCTTAGAGAAAATAGACACAGCCAGTCTGCTCTCAGTTCTGCAGAACAGCCTACAGGATTTCTCAGATGGATTAACTCTGTGAGAGCAGATTGAGAACCTACCCTCTTCGACCATCATATGACACAGAGCTTAGGGGATAGCCTAGTTCACAGCAAGTTAACTGAAACAAGCAATTAGATTATCATGATCAAATTGCAGAGCAAAGAAGGACGTCAGCAATCAAGATCAACCCTTCATTTTACAGCTAAAGAAAGCAAGGTCCACTATTATTTAAGATAACAGCACAACTGGAGTTAGAATCAATGGCTGCCAGATTCATAATCCAATGTTGTTGCCATTACAACACTTCAAATTCAAACTCAGGCACATTTAGTCAGTACCTGTTTCCTTCCACCACGTCAATGAGGTCATCTGCTGTGGCATCACTACGCAGAGTCACATCAGCATTATGGATTTTGTATTCAGCCAGAATGCTCTTCACAGTTTCAGCATCCAGTTCACTCTGAGGGCACTGAATGGGCATAGAAGACAATGACTGGtcagagagcaaaaaaaaaacctcctaagAGTATCTACTGATGTACCTGGATAATCCTAGATAAGGTGCAAACTTATTTCTAAAGACCATTATCCTGGATGAGAGTACCTGACTTTCAGTAGGAAATACTCAAGAACTAAAAATCTTTCCAAACTCAAAGGAAGGTGCTATGGTATGAATTgtgtccccatccccacccaaattcatatgttgaagacctaaccccagtatctcagaat
It includes:
- the DRG1 gene encoding developmentally-regulated GTP-binding protein 1, with translation MIQLLSILLDLPGIIEGAKDGKGRGRQVIAVARTCNLILIVLDVLKPLGHKKIIENELEGFGIRLNSKPPNIGFKKKDKGGINLTATCPQSELDAETVKSILAEYKIHNADVTLRSDATADDLIDVVEGNRVYIPCIYVLNKIDQISIEELDIIYKVPHCVPISAHHRWNFDDLLEKIWDYLKLVRIYTKPKGQLPDYTSPVVLPYSRTTVEDFCMKIHKNLIKEFKYALVWGLSVKHNPQKVGKDHTLEDEDVIQIVKK